GCATGGGTAAAGGCAAAGGCGCCCCTGAATATTGGGTTGCCGTGGTTCGTCCCGGACGCGTCCTTTTTGAATTGGAAGGCGTGGACGTCAAGATCGCCAAGGAAGCTATGCGCCTTGCATCGCACAAACTGCCAATCAGGACACGCCTCATCGCCCGTGAAGGAGTAGAACTATGAAGACCGAAGAAATGCGCGAATTGCATTTGGAAGAGCTGAACTCCAAGCTCGAAGAACTGAGAATCGAACTCTTTAACCTGCGGTTTCAGAAAGCCAGAAACCTATTGGACAGACCCGACCGGATCCGCATCGTGAGAAGAGAGATTGCCAGGATAAACACCATCGTCAACGAACAAGAAAAAGGCAGGAGGTGAACGTGGCTCTGTCTCAAAAAATGATCAAACAGGGTGTAGTTGTTTCCGACAAGAGCGATAAAACCATCGTTGTCAGAGTGCAACGACAATATATACATCCTTTGTATAAGAAGACCGTGCGCCGCCACAAAAAGTTTATGGCGCATGATGAGAATAACGAAGCCCATGAAGGCGATACTGTCCAGATCATGGAATATCGCCCAATGAGCGCCCGTAAACGCTGGATTTTGCACAAGATCGTGCAAAGAACCAAGTAAAGGGGAGTTTTGGAATGATTCAAGCTCAAACCGTATTGAATATCGCCGACAACTCCGGTGCCAAGAAAGCCATGTGTATCAAGGTCTTGGGCGGCACCAGACGCAAATACGCCTCCATCGGAGACGTAATCGTTGTCGCGATCAAATCCGCCACTCCGGGCGGTAAAGTCAAAAAAGGCACCGTCGAACGCGCGGTTATCGTGCGCACCGCCAAAGAAGTGCGCAGAGCGGACGGATCATATATCCGTTTTGCCGATAACGCCGCCGTCATCATCGACGAGAAGCACGAACCCAAAGGCACCCGTATATTCGGTCCCGTGGCACGCGAACTGCGCGAAGCGCACTATATGAAGATCGTGTCCCTGGCTCCGGAAGTGCTTTAGGGGAGGAATGATGTCAACTAAAATGAACCTTAAAAAAGGCGACTATGTGATAGTGATCAGCGGAGATGACAAAGGCAGAAAAGGCCGCGTCCTCAAATCTTTTCCCAAGACGGGACGCGTCATCGTGGAAAAAGTCAATCTGATCAAAAAACATGCCAAACCCTCCCAACGCAACCCTCAGGGCGGCATCATCACCAAGGAAGCTCCGATTCAGTCATCGAACGTAATGCTCTTTAACGAGAAACTGAATGCCGTGTCCAAACCTGTCGTCAAATTGCGCGATGGTATCCGCGTCCGCGTGTGCAAAAAATCTGGCGACGAGCTGTAAAGGAGCAAAAGCATGAACCGTTTGAAAGAACATTATAGCACCCAGGTAGTCCCGGCTTTGAACAAACGCTTTGGCTACAAAAACGCGCATCAGGTTCCCCGTCTGGATAAGATCGTGGTGAGCATGGGCGTGGGCAGCGCCACTCAAAACAAAGCCATCCTGGACAACGCAGTCAAGGATATGGAACAGATCACCGGCAGAAAAGTCATCATCACCCGCGCCCGCAAATCGATCTCAAACTTCAAGCTCCGTCAGGGCATGCCCATCGGATGCAAGGTCACCTTGCGAGCCGAAGTGATGTATGAATTCTATGACCGTTTGGTCTCCGTAGTCATACCGCGTATCAGAGACTTCCGCGGCATTCCGGCGGATTCGTTTGACGGAAGGGGAAATTTCTCCTTCGGTCTGAAAGAACAGACCGTCTTTCCGGAAATCGAATACGACAAGATCGATGCCATCCGCGGACTTAATATTACGATCGTAACCACGGCTAAAACCGACGAGGAAAGCCGTGAACTTCTCAGAGAACTTGGTATGCCATTCCAACGCAATCAATAAGGAGATTACCTTGGCAAAGAAATCATTGATAATCAAACAGCAAAGAACTCCCAAGTTCAAAGTCAGAAAATACAACCGCTGCCTACTTTGCGGACGCCCCCGCGCATTCATGCGCGATTTCGGCATGTGCCGTCTGTGCTTCCGCAAATATGCTTCCCAGGGACATATCCCGGGAATCACCAGGTCAAGCTGGTAAAAACTGGAGGAATAAATGAGCGTTAGTGATCCGATAGCTGATGCATTGACCAAAATCCGTAATGCATATCGTGCCGGACATACGCAAGTGATTGTAAATCACAACCGGCTCGTCGAATCGGTCGTGAAGTTACTCGCTGCCGAGAACTTTGTCAACAGCGTCCAGGTCCTGGATAAGGACCCGGAACAGAAGATTAATTATAAACGTATTTTGGTGATTCTGCGCTATACCAACGCCGGTGCCCCGGTGATGTTAGGTCTGGTGAGAATCTCCAAACCCGGAAGACGTGTCTATGTCAAAGCCGACAACATACCAAGCGTGTATAACAATACCGGCTGCGCCATCATTTCCACCAGTGATGGTGTGATGGTGGATCGCGATGCCAGGATCAAGCGCGTCGGCGGCGAATTCGTCTGCAAGGTTTGGTAGGAGGTTTGAAGTGTCACGCATAGGAAAAGCCCCCATCAAACTTAATTCCGATACCGAGGTGCAGATCGTTGATTCTCTTGTGAGTGTCACTGGCAACCTGGGCAAACTGAGCTACCGGCTGATGCCGGGGATCAGCGTCAACATCGAAGACAACGTTATGAACGTACTTCGCAGTGACGATAGCAAATCCCAGAGAGCTCTGCATGGACTCACCCGCGCACTATTGCAAAATATGGTGACCGGAGTCAACGAAGGCTACCTGAAAACCCTTATTATCATCGGAACCGGATATTCCTCCGAGGTCATCGGACCCTGGCTGAAATTGTCCTTGGGATACTCGCACGACATCGTGCTGCAGATTCCCGAGGGATTGAAAGTGGAAGCCCAAGCCGTACCCCGCGCCAAGGGAACCAGAAGCGATCTGCAGAGCATTATCCGCATCAAGGGGATAGACAAGCAGGTCGTGGGTCAATTCGCCTCTGAAGTGCGCGCTTGCCGCCCACCTGAAAACTACAAGGGCAAAGGCGTCCGCTATCAGGACGAACACGTCACCATCAAAGCCGGAAAAGCCGGGTCGAAGTAAACGAGGTGCCACTAAATGATAAAACCTAGTAATATTACCAAAACCGCCCTTCGCCAACGCCGCAGAGCCGCGATCCGCAAGCGCTTGAGCGGCACCGCCCAGCGCCCCAGACTGGCTGTTTTCCGCAGCTTGAAGCATATTTATGCCCAGATCATCGACGACGCCAAGGGTCTCACTCTCGTCTCGATGTCCAGCAAAGCCAAGGATTTCGATGCCGACAAAGGCACGAAGAGAACCGAATTGAGTTTTGTGGTCGGTGTCAAATTGGGTGAAAAAGCCCTCGCCGCCGGCATCACCAAGGTCGCCTTTGACCGTGCCGGATACAAGTATCACGGCAGAGTCAAAGCTCTGGCTGATGGTGCCCGCAAAGCCGGTTTGGAATTCTAAAAGGAGGATCGCTTGAATTACGAACGTAGTAGCCATACAGAAGATGATAAATTGATCGAAAAGATCATTGAGACCAAGCGTGTTTCGAAAGTCGTCAAGGGCGGCAGAAACTTCAGTTTCAGCGCCATCGTCGTCGTGGGAGACCGCGCCGGCAATATCGGAGTCGGCAATGGCAAGGCAAATGAAATCGTCGATGCCATTCGCAAAGCCAAGGAAAAAGCCGCCAAATCGATGTTTCGCGTTCCCATGGTCAAAGGCACGATCCCACATGAGATCGTTTCCCGCTATGGAGCCAGCCGCGTGATGATGAAACCTGCTTCGGCAGGTACCGGAGTCATTGCCGGTGGAACAGCCCGCGCCATCTTTGAAGCTGCCGGAATCCAGAATATTCTCTGCAAATCCCTCGGCTCAAACACCCCCTGCAACGTGGTCAAAGCCACGATCGCCGGGTTGAAATCCATGCGCACTCTGAACGACATTGCCCGCCTTCGCAACAAATCCATCGCCGAAATCACCGGACAGGAGGAGAAATGAAGCTCAAAGTCACGCTAATAAAAAGCACGATAAACCGAAAGGAAGACCATAAACGGGTTGTCAAGTCCCTCGGTCTGGGACATCTCGGCAAATGCCGAATTCATGACGATAATCCTTGCATTCGCGGTATGATCAACAAAGTTGCCTTCATGCTCAAAGTAGAAGAAGTGCAAGGAGAATAGGAATGTTGACCTTAAGTAATCTGGGCAAACCAGCCGGAAGAAAAAATAAAAAACGCCTTGGCAAGGGTCAGGGAAGCGGTCACGGTCATCAAGCCGGACGCGGACACAAGGGTAAGAAAGCCCGATCCGGTGGAAAGGTTCCATCTTGGTTCGAAGGCGGTCAGATGCCCATGCAGCGTCGCTTGCCGAAACGCGGCTTCAAGAATATCTTTCGCGTCAGCTACCGCGTGCTCAATCTCTCCCGTTTGATCGGCATCGAAGAGACCGATTATGATATCGCCAAACTCGAATTGATGGGTTTGATCCCGAGCAAGGGACAAAAATCAAAGTCTCCCGTCAAAGTCCTTGCCTCCACCTTGGAAGAGTTCACTCTGGCTGTAAACGTGAAGGCAAACGCTTTCTCCAAGCGTGCCAAAGAGATCATCGAAGCCAACGGTGGCAAGGCGGAGGTGGTGTAATTTGTTTAAGACTATCGTAAACATGTTCCGGATTCCGGACTTGAAGAAGAAGATATTATTTACCGCACTGTTTCTGGTGCTATACCGCATGGGTAGTTTCGTGCCGATTCCCGGCGTGGACGCCACCCAGCTCAAAGCTTTCTTCGAAGGCGCCAAAGAAGGCGGAAACACCCTCTTTGGTTTATTGGATCTGTTTGTGGGCGGAAACTTTGAGCGTGCCTCAGTCTTTGCACTGGGAATCATGCCCTATATCACCGCCTCGATCGTTATCCAACTCCTCGGAAGCATCATTCCCTATTTTGAGAAACTGCGCAAAGAAGGCGCGGACGGTCAGAAAAAGATGAATCAGATCACCCGCTATGCCACAGTCGGCTTGGCGGCGTTCAATTCGGTCACCATCACCATCTGGCTTGCCAGCCTGCCCGGCGGAGTCATTCCGCTTCCGGGATTGCTATTTCAGTTCACCGGAATCGTGACCCTCATCACCGGCACCATGATAGTTATGTGGTTGGGTGAGCAGATCACCGAACACGGAATCGGAAACGGAATCTCACTGATCATCTTTGCCGGTATCATTGCCCGCTACCCTGAAGGCTTCATCCGCATGTTCAGATTGATGCAATCAAACCTGAATTATGTGTGGATATCCTTGCTTGCCCTCGCAGTGATGGTTGCCGTCACCGCAGCGGTGATCTATGTGACCGAAGCCGTGCGCAAGATCCCCGTCCAGTATGCCAAACGCATCGTCGGACGCCGGGTCTATGGCGGTCAGAGCACATATATTCCGCTAAGGGTAAACACCGCGGGTGTGATTCCCATCATCTTTGCCCAATCCGTATTGATGTTTCCCGCCACGATCGCCGCAATGATCGGTGGAACTGCCAGCGCAGGTTTCTGGGTTACTCTGCAGGATTGGCTGCGCCCCGGTGCCGCGCTCTACACGGTGCTCTATGTCAGCATGATCATCTTCTTTGCCTATTTCTATACCGCGATAGTGCTCAACCCCACTGAAATGGCTGAAAACATGGTCAAATACGGCGGACACATTCCCGGTAAAAAGCCCGGAAGAAAGACCGCTGAATATATCAGCACGGTGCTCACCCGCATCACTCTCCCCGGAGCGGTTTTCTTCGCTTTCGTGGCATTGATCCCGGAAATCATGAGCACCTATTTCAAGCTGCCATTCTATTTTGGCGGAACCGGTCTCATCATCGTCGTCGGCGTCGCGCTGGACACTCTGCAGCAGATCGAATCCCATCTCGTGATGCGTCACTATGACGGTTTCATGAAGAAGGGAAAACTCCGCGGACGCACCAGTTAGTATGATCTTTATCAAATCAGCTTCCGAGATCAATATGATGCGCAGCAGCAGCCAGATAGTGGCAGAGCTGCTGGAAGCGCTTGCCGGGATGATCAAGCCGGGGGTGGACACCCTTGAGCTGGATACTTTTGCCGAGGACTTCATCCTTTCCAGGGGGGCGAAGCCTTCCTTCAAGGGATATACCGTTCCTGGGCTGAAGCCATATCCCGCGGCGATCTGTGCCTCGGTCAATTCCGGCATTGTGCATGGATTGCCCTCGGCAAAGGTCATACTCAAGGAAGGTGATATTATCGGGATTGACGTTGGTGTGAACAAAAACGGTTTTCATGGAGATGCTGCCAGAACCTATGCGGTGGGGGAAATCTCCGAATCCGCAAGGAACCTGATGCAGATCACCCATGAATGCCTGATACGCGGAATCGCGGCAGCCAAACCGGGAAACCGGGTTGGGGATATTTCCCATGCCATCGAATCCCACGTCCAAGCCAACGGCTACTTTGTGGCGGACAACCTCACCGGTCATGGTATCGGCAGGACTCTCCACGAAGAGCCTCAGATCCCAAATTATGGCAAGCCAAGCCGCGGTCCTCGTCTTTCCGCGGGTATGACTCTTGCGATCGAACCGATGGTCAATATCGGAACTAACCGGGTCAAAGAGATCGGCTGGGAATACTTTACCGAGGACGACAGCCTGTCCGCGCATTTTGAGCACACGATCCTGGTTACAGATCATGAACCCGAAATTCTCAGCCTCGCAGGAGGACGCAACCTATGAGCAAATCCGGCGTCATTGAAGTGGAAGGAATCGTCACCGAAGCTCTTCCAAACACTACTTTTCGCGTGCAACTGGAAAACGGCCATGAAATATTGGCGCACAGTTCCGGCAAAATGCGCATGAACTATATACGTATTCTCCCCGGAGACAAGGTCAAGGTGGAGCTTTCTCCTTATGACCTTTCCCGCGGACGTATCACATATCGCTATAAATAAACATTGCATGAAGATAATGGACTTTAGTGCAAGGAGACCAAAATGAAAGTCAGATCATCTGTCAAAGTAGTCTGCAAAGACTGCCGCATTATCAAGCGCTACGGCGTGATTCGCGTTATCTGCAGCTCGAACCCTAAACATAAACAGAGACAGGGATAAGGAGGACGAACTTGGCACACATTGCAGGTATTGAAATTCCCAAAACCAAACGTCTGTTTATCGGTCTTACCTACATCTACGGCATCGGTCCAACGATCGCCAAAGATCTCTGCCGCAAAGCGGAAATCGACGAGATGAAAAAGGTGTCCGATCTCACAGTCGAAGAAGAAAAAGCCCTTCGCGATATCATCCAGAATGATTACATCGTCGAAGGCGCGCTCAGAACCCAGATCGCTATGAACATCAAACGTTTGATGGAAATCGGCAGCTATCGCGGCATGCGCCACAAACGCGGCTTGCCCGTTCGCGGCCAAAGAACTCACACCAATGCCAGAACCCGCAAGGGACCTCGCGCCGGTGCGATTAAGAAGAAGAAATAGGAGCAAGGAAATGGCAAAGAAAACCAGAGTAAAGAAAAAGCGCGTGCGTCTCGCATTCGACGAAGGCTTGGTCTTCGTGCATTCCAGCTTCAATAACACGATCATCACGCTGACTGACCGCGCCGGAAACGTCCTCGCTTGGTCAAGCGGCGGAAAGATCGGTTACAAGGGCTCCCGCAAGAGCACTCCCTTCGCCGCTCAGATGGCTGCTGCCGAAGTGGCAAAGATCGGGCAGGAAATGGGTATCAACCGCGTCGGGGTGATCGTCAAAGGCCCCGGCGGTGGCAGAGAATCCTCCATACGCGCCATCAATGCCGCGGGCATCAAAGTTACCATGATCAAGGACGAAACCCCGATTCCTCACAACGGCTGCCGTCCGCCCAAAACCAGAAGGATATAAGGGAGCAGATAATGGCAAGATATACAGGACCCAAAGCCAAGCTTTGCCGCAAGTTCGGAGAAAACATCTTCGGCACGGCAAAATATGATAAAATACTGGGAAAGAGAAAGTTCCCCGCAGGACAGCATGGCAAAAACATGCGCCGCAAACTGAGCGACTATGGCATCCATCTCAGAGAAAAACAGAAACTGAGAAACACCTATTGCCTGCTCGAAAAGCAGTTTAAAAATTACTTTGTCAAAGCTGCCAAATTGCCCGGCGTCACCGGTGACATCCTGCTGCAAATGCTGGAAAGGCGCATGGACAACGTCGTCTATCGTCTCGGCTTTGCAGTCACCCGCATGCAATCCCGCCAGTTTG
This sequence is a window from Candidatus Cloacimonadaceae bacterium. Protein-coding genes within it:
- the rpmC gene encoding 50S ribosomal protein L29, translated to MKTEEMRELHLEELNSKLEELRIELFNLRFQKARNLLDRPDRIRIVRREIARINTIVNEQEKGRR
- the rpsQ gene encoding 30S ribosomal protein S17 translates to MIKQGVVVSDKSDKTIVVRVQRQYIHPLYKKTVRRHKKFMAHDENNEAHEGDTVQIMEYRPMSARKRWILHKIVQRTK
- the rplN gene encoding 50S ribosomal protein L14; translated protein: MIQAQTVLNIADNSGAKKAMCIKVLGGTRRKYASIGDVIVVAIKSATPGGKVKKGTVERAVIVRTAKEVRRADGSYIRFADNAAVIIDEKHEPKGTRIFGPVARELREAHYMKIVSLAPEVL
- the rplX gene encoding 50S ribosomal protein L24; the encoded protein is MNLKKGDYVIVISGDDKGRKGRVLKSFPKTGRVIVEKVNLIKKHAKPSQRNPQGGIITKEAPIQSSNVMLFNEKLNAVSKPVVKLRDGIRVRVCKKSGDEL
- the rplE gene encoding 50S ribosomal protein L5, whose amino-acid sequence is MNRLKEHYSTQVVPALNKRFGYKNAHQVPRLDKIVVSMGVGSATQNKAILDNAVKDMEQITGRKVIITRARKSISNFKLRQGMPIGCKVTLRAEVMYEFYDRLVSVVIPRIRDFRGIPADSFDGRGNFSFGLKEQTVFPEIEYDKIDAIRGLNITIVTTAKTDEESRELLRELGMPFQRNQ
- a CDS encoding type Z 30S ribosomal protein S14, whose product is MAKKSLIIKQQRTPKFKVRKYNRCLLCGRPRAFMRDFGMCRLCFRKYASQGHIPGITRSSW
- the rpsH gene encoding 30S ribosomal protein S8 — protein: MSVSDPIADALTKIRNAYRAGHTQVIVNHNRLVESVVKLLAAENFVNSVQVLDKDPEQKINYKRILVILRYTNAGAPVMLGLVRISKPGRRVYVKADNIPSVYNNTGCAIISTSDGVMVDRDARIKRVGGEFVCKVW
- the rplF gene encoding 50S ribosomal protein L6 — encoded protein: MSRIGKAPIKLNSDTEVQIVDSLVSVTGNLGKLSYRLMPGISVNIEDNVMNVLRSDDSKSQRALHGLTRALLQNMVTGVNEGYLKTLIIIGTGYSSEVIGPWLKLSLGYSHDIVLQIPEGLKVEAQAVPRAKGTRSDLQSIIRIKGIDKQVVGQFASEVRACRPPENYKGKGVRYQDEHVTIKAGKAGSK
- the rplR gene encoding 50S ribosomal protein L18, which translates into the protein MIKPSNITKTALRQRRRAAIRKRLSGTAQRPRLAVFRSLKHIYAQIIDDAKGLTLVSMSSKAKDFDADKGTKRTELSFVVGVKLGEKALAAGITKVAFDRAGYKYHGRVKALADGARKAGLEF
- the rpsE gene encoding 30S ribosomal protein S5, translated to MNYERSSHTEDDKLIEKIIETKRVSKVVKGGRNFSFSAIVVVGDRAGNIGVGNGKANEIVDAIRKAKEKAAKSMFRVPMVKGTIPHEIVSRYGASRVMMKPASAGTGVIAGGTARAIFEAAGIQNILCKSLGSNTPCNVVKATIAGLKSMRTLNDIARLRNKSIAEITGQEEK
- the rpmD gene encoding 50S ribosomal protein L30; amino-acid sequence: MKLKVTLIKSTINRKEDHKRVVKSLGLGHLGKCRIHDDNPCIRGMINKVAFMLKVEEVQGE
- the rplO gene encoding 50S ribosomal protein L15; amino-acid sequence: MLTLSNLGKPAGRKNKKRLGKGQGSGHGHQAGRGHKGKKARSGGKVPSWFEGGQMPMQRRLPKRGFKNIFRVSYRVLNLSRLIGIEETDYDIAKLELMGLIPSKGQKSKSPVKVLASTLEEFTLAVNVKANAFSKRAKEIIEANGGKAEVV
- the secY gene encoding preprotein translocase subunit SecY, which encodes MFKTIVNMFRIPDLKKKILFTALFLVLYRMGSFVPIPGVDATQLKAFFEGAKEGGNTLFGLLDLFVGGNFERASVFALGIMPYITASIVIQLLGSIIPYFEKLRKEGADGQKKMNQITRYATVGLAAFNSVTITIWLASLPGGVIPLPGLLFQFTGIVTLITGTMIVMWLGEQITEHGIGNGISLIIFAGIIARYPEGFIRMFRLMQSNLNYVWISLLALAVMVAVTAAVIYVTEAVRKIPVQYAKRIVGRRVYGGQSTYIPLRVNTAGVIPIIFAQSVLMFPATIAAMIGGTASAGFWVTLQDWLRPGAALYTVLYVSMIIFFAYFYTAIVLNPTEMAENMVKYGGHIPGKKPGRKTAEYISTVLTRITLPGAVFFAFVALIPEIMSTYFKLPFYFGGTGLIIVVGVALDTLQQIESHLVMRHYDGFMKKGKLRGRTS
- the map gene encoding type I methionyl aminopeptidase, which produces MIFIKSASEINMMRSSSQIVAELLEALAGMIKPGVDTLELDTFAEDFILSRGAKPSFKGYTVPGLKPYPAAICASVNSGIVHGLPSAKVILKEGDIIGIDVGVNKNGFHGDAARTYAVGEISESARNLMQITHECLIRGIAAAKPGNRVGDISHAIESHVQANGYFVADNLTGHGIGRTLHEEPQIPNYGKPSRGPRLSAGMTLAIEPMVNIGTNRVKEIGWEYFTEDDSLSAHFEHTILVTDHEPEILSLAGGRNL
- the infA gene encoding translation initiation factor IF-1, which encodes MSKSGVIEVEGIVTEALPNTTFRVQLENGHEILAHSSGKMRMNYIRILPGDKVKVELSPYDLSRGRITYRYK
- the rpmJ gene encoding 50S ribosomal protein L36 → MKVRSSVKVVCKDCRIIKRYGVIRVICSSNPKHKQRQG
- the rpsM gene encoding 30S ribosomal protein S13, whose amino-acid sequence is MAHIAGIEIPKTKRLFIGLTYIYGIGPTIAKDLCRKAEIDEMKKVSDLTVEEEKALRDIIQNDYIVEGALRTQIAMNIKRLMEIGSYRGMRHKRGLPVRGQRTHTNARTRKGPRAGAIKKKK
- the rpsK gene encoding 30S ribosomal protein S11, coding for MAKKTRVKKKRVRLAFDEGLVFVHSSFNNTIITLTDRAGNVLAWSSGGKIGYKGSRKSTPFAAQMAAAEVAKIGQEMGINRVGVIVKGPGGGRESSIRAINAAGIKVTMIKDETPIPHNGCRPPKTRRI
- the rpsD gene encoding 30S ribosomal protein S4 encodes the protein MARYTGPKAKLCRKFGENIFGTAKYDKILGKRKFPAGQHGKNMRRKLSDYGIHLREKQKLRNTYCLLEKQFKNYFVKAAKLPGVTGDILLQMLERRMDNVVYRLGFAVTRMQSRQFVTHGHFLVNGKKVDIPSQLLKAGDVIEVRPKSRTMKMLVDAVERTEISSPYAWLSVDKENLRGQFVSIPAASEIPNTVDLRLIVEFYSK